In Rahnella sikkimica, the following are encoded in one genomic region:
- a CDS encoding DUF2946 domain-containing protein, translating into MLSLQHLHHRHRHFPAWLGIVAILMLFIAPVISKSRVAEGAQHMMMPGMVMSDMDMPDGEMSGMDMSDTGTSGEYCHPQACEPAQHDTVKGLLSGDMSDAACGYCVLLAHLPLLDLQAMPMLWSLELSSRAPPRSLKQRLVPSLFFTDSQPRAPPVF; encoded by the coding sequence ATGCTCTCACTCCAACACCTTCATCACCGACATCGGCACTTCCCGGCCTGGCTGGGTATTGTGGCGATTTTGATGTTGTTTATCGCACCGGTGATTTCTAAATCACGGGTGGCTGAGGGTGCGCAGCACATGATGATGCCTGGAATGGTGATGTCCGATATGGACATGCCGGACGGGGAAATGTCTGGCATGGACATGTCAGACACTGGGACATCAGGTGAATATTGCCATCCGCAAGCCTGTGAACCGGCACAACATGACACCGTGAAAGGGCTGCTTTCCGGCGACATGAGTGATGCTGCATGCGGTTATTGTGTGCTGCTGGCGCATTTACCGCTGCTCGATTTGCAGGCCATGCCGATGCTCTGGTCGCTGGAGCTTTCCAGCCGTGCGCCTCCGCGTTCTCTGAAACAACGCCTTGTTCCTTCGCTGTTCTTTACCGATTCGCAACCCCGCGCCCCGCCAGTTTTCTGA
- a CDS encoding Orn/Lys/Arg decarboxylase N-terminal domain-containing protein, which yields MIELNRHKKRKVLVVDSNITDVNTANGRAVRELIEALEDNNLNVIPAVTFEDGIATVASDASICCVFVDWTSGGNDDASHSQAFALLQEIRRRNKGVPVLLMAEHSCIDTLTLDTMKMVNEFVWMHEDTAEFIAARSVALIEKYYDQLLPPFTKALFNYTQHSPEYSWAAPGHQGGVAFTKTAVGREFLDFFGENLFRTDTGIERGALGSLLDHSGPIKESETYAARVFGSHQSYSVLNGTSGSNRAIMTAVVGDGQFALCDRNCHKSIEQGLVMTGGIPVFFIPTRNRFGIIGPIPKSQFLAESIQQKIDEHPLKKLASDPKPIYAVVTNCTYDGMCYNAKQAQDLLAKSVDNIHFDEAWYAYARFNPFYRDRYAMRGNPADHDPDGPTVFATHSTHKLLAALSQASYIHIRNGKKPVEHSRFNESYMLQATTSPLYAIIAANEVGAAMMDGKQGESLTQEVINEAVDFRMALAKVHAAFAAQGEWFFSPWNAPDVIDVKTGKKIPFINASKEQLTTDPACWVLRPGESWHGFDQLDDDWCMLDPIKAGILSPGMGDDGKMFETGIPAAMVTAFLSQHGIVPSRTTDFMVLCLFSVGVTKGKWGTLINVLLEFKQHYDDNSPLTLCLPDLVSSHATRYSGIGLKDLCDEMFAYMKTSQMDKLQSEAFAKIPVPVRLPRAAFQDHMAGRCEHLTLDKLAGRVSAVGVIPYPPGIPIVMPGESFGAKNDPWLSYIRSIAQWGEKFPGFEKELEGAEFKNGQYHIWVLKE from the coding sequence ATGATTGAATTAAATCGCCATAAAAAACGTAAAGTACTGGTCGTCGACAGTAATATTACGGATGTGAATACCGCGAACGGACGTGCTGTTCGCGAGTTAATTGAAGCGCTTGAAGACAATAACCTGAACGTCATCCCGGCGGTGACCTTTGAAGATGGGATTGCCACCGTCGCATCAGATGCATCAATTTGCTGTGTGTTTGTTGACTGGACGTCCGGCGGTAACGACGACGCTTCGCACAGTCAGGCCTTTGCGCTGTTGCAGGAAATCCGCCGCCGCAATAAAGGCGTGCCGGTGTTGCTGATGGCGGAACATTCTTGTATCGACACGCTGACGCTCGATACCATGAAAATGGTCAATGAGTTTGTCTGGATGCACGAGGACACCGCTGAGTTCATCGCCGCGCGCTCTGTTGCTCTGATCGAAAAATATTATGATCAGCTCCTCCCGCCATTTACCAAAGCCTTGTTCAATTACACCCAGCATTCACCGGAATATTCGTGGGCCGCCCCCGGTCATCAGGGCGGCGTTGCGTTCACTAAAACGGCGGTGGGCCGCGAATTTCTCGACTTCTTCGGTGAGAACTTATTCCGAACCGACACCGGTATTGAACGCGGTGCGCTGGGGTCTCTGTTGGATCACAGCGGTCCGATAAAAGAATCCGAAACCTATGCCGCACGGGTTTTTGGCTCTCATCAGTCTTACTCGGTACTTAACGGGACTTCGGGGTCTAACCGCGCAATTATGACCGCGGTGGTAGGCGATGGACAGTTTGCGTTGTGCGATCGCAATTGCCATAAGTCTATCGAGCAGGGATTAGTCATGACCGGCGGCATCCCGGTCTTTTTTATTCCGACACGTAACCGTTTTGGCATCATTGGCCCGATCCCGAAATCGCAGTTCTTGGCGGAGTCCATTCAGCAGAAAATTGACGAACATCCGCTTAAAAAGCTGGCCTCCGATCCCAAGCCCATTTACGCGGTTGTCACCAACTGTACCTACGATGGCATGTGTTATAACGCTAAACAGGCACAAGACTTGCTGGCGAAAAGCGTTGATAACATCCATTTTGACGAAGCCTGGTATGCCTATGCGCGCTTCAATCCGTTCTATCGCGACAGATATGCGATGCGCGGAAATCCCGCTGACCATGATCCGGACGGGCCGACCGTATTTGCCACGCACTCCACCCATAAGTTGCTGGCAGCGCTTTCACAGGCATCCTACATCCATATCCGAAACGGTAAAAAACCTGTCGAGCACTCACGCTTCAATGAGTCCTACATGTTGCAGGCCACCACGTCGCCGCTGTACGCCATCATTGCCGCCAATGAAGTCGGGGCAGCAATGATGGACGGTAAACAGGGGGAATCGCTGACCCAGGAAGTCATCAACGAAGCCGTTGATTTCCGCATGGCGCTGGCAAAAGTCCATGCTGCCTTTGCTGCACAGGGGGAATGGTTCTTTTCGCCGTGGAATGCACCTGATGTGATCGATGTGAAAACCGGTAAAAAAATTCCGTTCATTAATGCCTCCAAAGAACAACTGACGACCGACCCGGCCTGTTGGGTGCTCCGACCGGGAGAAAGCTGGCACGGTTTCGATCAGCTTGATGATGACTGGTGCATGTTGGATCCTATAAAAGCGGGCATCCTGTCGCCGGGAATGGGCGATGACGGCAAAATGTTCGAGACCGGGATACCTGCCGCAATGGTGACGGCCTTTCTTTCCCAGCACGGGATTGTCCCCTCGCGAACCACTGATTTCATGGTGCTCTGTCTGTTTTCAGTGGGCGTTACTAAAGGAAAGTGGGGGACGTTGATCAACGTTCTGCTGGAGTTCAAACAGCATTACGATGACAACAGCCCGCTGACGCTTTGCCTGCCCGATCTGGTTTCCTCCCATGCGACACGTTATTCCGGCATCGGGCTGAAGGATCTTTGTGATGAAATGTTTGCCTACATGAAAACCAGCCAGATGGATAAACTTCAGTCCGAGGCTTTCGCGAAAATTCCGGTTCCTGTCCGGTTGCCGCGCGCCGCTTTTCAGGATCACATGGCCGGACGTTGTGAACACCTGACGCTGGATAAGCTTGCCGGGCGCGTCTCTGCGGTGGGTGTTATCCCTTATCCGCCGGGTATTCCTATCGTTATGCCTGGCGAAAGTTTTGGGGCAAAAAACGATCCGTGGCTCAGTTATATCCGCAGTATTGCGCAGTGGGGGG
- the mnmC gene encoding bifunctional tRNA (5-methylaminomethyl-2-thiouridine)(34)-methyltransferase MnmD/FAD-dependent 5-carboxymethylaminomethyl-2-thiouridine(34) oxidoreductase MnmC, which translates to MSHNPITPAELSWNEQGTPVSRHFDDVYFSNQDGLLETRHVFLNGNHFPARFSAHPRPLCIIAETGFGTGLNFLTLWQAFDAFRAESPDATLQRLHFISYEKFPLSASDLAAAHAQWPELTAYSTELCEQWPMPFAGCHRLLLAGGRITLDLWFGDVTTLLPACDTSMNQQVDAWFLDGFAPSKNPDMWTEDLFRSMAKMTRPQGTFATFTVAGLVRRGLQDAGFDIAKVPGFGEKRHMLSGVLPAGIDIPHPAPWYFRPPAKNATEFAILGGGVASAVLSLALLRRGYAVTLYCADEKPALGASGNRQGAVYPLLNGRGDTLEQFFAHAFTFARRQYFQLEKLGVPFDHGWSGVTQLGYDEKSQGKIDGIISGNWPEGLAKGLSEAEAEALCGLPCGSGGVTYPLGAWLCPAELTASLIALAQTQGLAVHYRQRVTALSRDADEYWTLKFADGYEARHQAVVLANGADITDFTQSEKLPVYAVSGQVSHIPTTPELSKLKQVLCYDGYLTPVNPLNQHHCIGASYHRADKCTDYREDDQQENRQRLLNCLPEQNWPKQVDVSDAQARNGVRCATRDHLPMIGSVSDYDALLESYQKLDLDIQRHRPVANAPVHENLFLFGALGSRGLSSAPLGAEVLAAQIAGEPMPLDSETLAALNPNRMWVRKLLKGRPVESR; encoded by the coding sequence GTGAGCCATAACCCGATCACGCCGGCTGAATTAAGCTGGAACGAACAGGGTACACCTGTTTCCCGACATTTTGATGACGTCTATTTTTCCAATCAGGACGGCTTGTTGGAAACACGTCATGTCTTTCTGAATGGCAACCATTTTCCGGCACGTTTTTCCGCCCACCCTCGCCCGCTTTGCATCATTGCCGAGACCGGTTTTGGCACCGGGCTGAACTTCCTGACGCTGTGGCAGGCGTTCGATGCTTTCCGCGCCGAAAGCCCGGATGCCACGCTGCAACGTCTGCATTTCATCAGCTACGAAAAGTTTCCGTTATCCGCCAGCGATCTGGCCGCCGCCCATGCGCAATGGCCGGAACTGACCGCGTATTCCACCGAACTTTGCGAACAATGGCCGATGCCTTTCGCCGGTTGTCACCGCCTTTTACTCGCGGGCGGACGCATCACGCTCGACCTGTGGTTTGGCGATGTGACTACCCTGCTGCCCGCATGTGACACCAGTATGAATCAGCAGGTGGATGCCTGGTTCCTGGACGGATTTGCGCCCTCAAAGAACCCGGACATGTGGACGGAAGATCTGTTCCGTTCAATGGCCAAAATGACCCGCCCGCAGGGCACGTTCGCCACTTTCACCGTCGCTGGTCTTGTACGCCGCGGCTTGCAGGATGCGGGTTTTGACATCGCGAAAGTGCCCGGTTTCGGCGAAAAGCGGCATATGCTATCGGGCGTTCTACCCGCAGGAATTGATATTCCGCACCCTGCGCCGTGGTATTTCCGCCCGCCCGCTAAAAATGCCACTGAATTTGCGATTCTTGGCGGCGGCGTCGCCAGTGCCGTACTTTCGCTGGCGCTGTTGCGCCGTGGTTATGCCGTTACGCTGTACTGCGCCGATGAAAAACCGGCGCTGGGCGCGTCCGGTAACCGTCAGGGCGCGGTTTATCCGCTGCTCAATGGCCGGGGCGACACGCTGGAACAGTTCTTCGCGCACGCCTTTACGTTCGCCCGCCGCCAGTATTTCCAGCTGGAAAAGCTGGGCGTGCCTTTTGATCACGGCTGGAGCGGTGTGACACAGCTGGGCTACGACGAAAAAAGTCAGGGCAAGATTGACGGGATTATCAGCGGTAACTGGCCGGAGGGGCTGGCAAAAGGGCTGAGTGAAGCCGAGGCTGAAGCGTTATGCGGATTGCCTTGCGGCAGCGGTGGCGTGACGTATCCGCTCGGCGCATGGCTGTGCCCGGCGGAGCTGACCGCCTCGCTGATCGCACTGGCGCAAACACAGGGATTAGCGGTGCATTATCGTCAGCGGGTTACGGCCTTAAGCCGCGACGCAGACGAATACTGGACGCTGAAGTTTGCTGACGGATATGAAGCCCGTCATCAGGCCGTGGTACTGGCGAACGGTGCGGATATCACTGATTTCACGCAAAGTGAAAAGCTGCCGGTTTACGCGGTCAGCGGCCAGGTTTCACATATTCCCACAACGCCGGAACTGAGCAAACTTAAACAAGTGCTGTGCTATGACGGCTACCTGACGCCGGTGAATCCGCTCAACCAGCATCATTGCATCGGTGCCAGCTATCATCGCGCCGATAAATGTACGGATTATCGCGAAGACGATCAGCAGGAAAACCGTCAGCGTTTGCTGAACTGTTTACCAGAGCAAAACTGGCCGAAACAGGTGGATGTCAGTGACGCGCAGGCGCGCAACGGCGTGCGCTGCGCCACACGCGACCACCTGCCGATGATCGGGTCGGTTTCTGATTACGATGCACTTTTGGAAAGTTATCAGAAGTTAGATCTCGACATTCAGCGCCATCGCCCGGTTGCGAATGCGCCGGTGCATGAGAATCTGTTCCTGTTTGGCGCACTCGGTTCGCGTGGCCTGAGTTCTGCGCCGCTCGGTGCCGAAGTGCTGGCCGCGCAGATTGCCGGTGAGCCGATGCCGCTGGACAGTGAAACGCTGGCTGCACTGAATCCGAACCGGATGTGGGTGAGAAAATTACTCAAAGGCCGCCCGGTCGAATCCCGCTGA
- a CDS encoding YfcL family protein has translation MIAEFETRILTLIDDMVESASDDELFASGYLRGHLTVAVAEAEENGEHTAEALKVRVQDGLDKAIKAGELSPRDQALVQGMWETLYQASLPN, from the coding sequence ATGATCGCCGAATTTGAAACGCGAATTTTAACGCTGATCGACGACATGGTCGAAAGCGCCAGCGACGATGAATTATTTGCCAGTGGCTATCTGCGAGGCCATCTGACCGTCGCGGTTGCCGAGGCAGAAGAGAATGGCGAGCATACCGCCGAAGCGCTGAAAGTCCGTGTTCAGGATGGCCTGGATAAAGCCATCAAAGCCGGTGAATTATCACCGCGCGATCAGGCTCTGGTTCAGGGGATGTGGGAGACTCTCTATCAGGCTTCTTTACCAAACTAG
- the fabB gene encoding beta-ketoacyl-ACP synthase I has product MKRAVITGLGIISSIGNNKQEVLASLQEGRSGITFSQELKDAGMRSHVWGDVKLDTAGLIDRKIVRFMSDASIYAYLSMQQAIEDSGLTPEMVSNERTGLIAGSGGGSPRNQVAGSDGMRAKGLRGVGPYMVTKAMASGVSACLATPFKIRGVNYSISSACATSAHCIGNAVEMIQLGKQDVVFAGGGEELCWEMACEFDAMGALSTSYNETPEKASRTYDKARDGFVIAGGGGMVVVEELEHALARGAHIYAEIVGYGATSDGADMVAPSGEGAVRCMKMAMNGVDTPIDYVNVHGTSTPVGDVKELGAIREVFGSTTPALSSTKAMTGHSLGAAGVQEAIYTLLMAEYGFIAPSINIENLDEQAEGMDIITKPTQRELTTVMSNSFGFGGTNATLVMRKLKNDK; this is encoded by the coding sequence ATGAAACGTGCAGTGATTACTGGCCTGGGTATCATCTCGAGCATCGGTAACAACAAGCAGGAAGTTCTTGCATCTCTGCAGGAAGGTCGCTCTGGGATCACCTTCTCGCAAGAGCTGAAAGATGCCGGGATGCGTAGTCACGTCTGGGGTGATGTCAAATTAGACACCGCAGGCCTTATCGATCGTAAGATTGTGCGTTTCATGAGTGATGCCTCGATCTACGCTTACCTTTCCATGCAACAGGCGATTGAAGACTCCGGTCTGACCCCTGAAATGGTCTCTAACGAACGTACCGGCCTGATTGCAGGTTCCGGCGGCGGTTCTCCACGCAACCAGGTTGCGGGTTCCGACGGCATGCGTGCCAAAGGCCTGCGCGGCGTTGGTCCCTACATGGTGACCAAAGCGATGGCATCCGGCGTTTCTGCCTGCCTCGCAACCCCGTTCAAAATTCGTGGCGTTAACTACTCCATCAGCTCTGCCTGCGCAACCTCTGCTCACTGCATCGGTAACGCGGTAGAAATGATTCAGCTCGGCAAACAGGACGTTGTCTTTGCCGGCGGCGGTGAAGAACTGTGCTGGGAAATGGCGTGTGAGTTCGACGCGATGGGCGCATTGTCCACCAGCTACAACGAAACCCCTGAAAAAGCTTCCCGTACCTATGACAAAGCGCGTGACGGTTTCGTCATTGCAGGCGGCGGCGGTATGGTGGTGGTTGAAGAGCTGGAACACGCTCTGGCACGTGGCGCACACATCTACGCAGAAATCGTTGGCTACGGCGCAACGTCTGACGGCGCAGACATGGTGGCTCCATCTGGCGAAGGCGCTGTACGTTGCATGAAAATGGCAATGAACGGCGTGGATACCCCAATCGACTACGTTAACGTTCACGGGACCTCTACACCGGTCGGCGACGTAAAAGAACTGGGTGCAATCCGTGAAGTGTTCGGTTCTACAACACCGGCACTGTCTTCCACCAAAGCCATGACCGGTCACTCTCTGGGTGCGGCGGGCGTGCAGGAAGCCATCTACACCTTGCTGATGGCTGAGTACGGTTTCATCGCGCCAAGCATCAACATCGAAAACCTCGATGAGCAGGCTGAAGGCATGGACATCATCACTAAACCGACTCAGCGCGAGCTGACGACTGTGATGTCCAACAGCTTCGGCTTCGGCGGCACCAACGCCACGCTGGTGATGCGTAAGCTGAAAAACGACAAATAA
- the adiC gene encoding arginine/agmatine antiporter — protein sequence MATDSEAQKVGLIPVTLMVSGNIMGSGVFLLPANLASTGGVAIYGWLVTIIGALALSMVYAKMSSLDDSPGGSYAYARRAFGPYLGYQTNLLYWLACWVGNIAMVVIGVGYLSYFFPILKEPLVLTFTCVAVLWLFVILNIVGAKMITRVQAVATVLALIPILAIAIFGWFWFKSDTYMEAWNVSGKSTFGAIQSTLSVTLWSFIGVESASVAAAVVKNPKRNVPIATVGGVLIAAVCYVLSTTAIMGMIPNAALQLSTSPFGDAARMAMGDTAGAIVTFCAAAGCLGSLGGWTLLASQTAKAAADDGLFPPIFAKVNEKGVPVKGLIVLGILMTIFQVSTISPDATAQFALVSSVSVIFTLVPYLYTCAALMLVGHGHLGNRAGMYGFITLIAFVYCVWAVVGSGAEEVMWSFVALMVITAMYSFNYNRRHKNAYPLGKPLELD from the coding sequence ATGGCAACTGATTCAGAGGCTCAAAAAGTCGGTTTAATCCCGGTCACCCTGATGGTTTCGGGCAACATCATGGGGTCGGGGGTATTTCTCTTGCCTGCCAATCTGGCTTCAACCGGCGGTGTGGCAATTTATGGCTGGCTGGTGACTATCATCGGGGCGCTGGCGTTATCCATGGTGTACGCCAAAATGTCTTCTCTTGATGACAGCCCGGGCGGGTCATACGCTTATGCACGCCGGGCATTTGGCCCTTATCTTGGCTACCAAACTAACCTGCTTTACTGGCTGGCCTGCTGGGTGGGCAATATTGCGATGGTGGTTATCGGCGTCGGATATCTCAGTTATTTCTTCCCGATTTTAAAAGAACCTCTGGTTCTGACATTCACCTGCGTCGCCGTGCTGTGGCTTTTCGTCATCCTGAATATTGTCGGGGCGAAGATGATTACCCGGGTTCAGGCTGTGGCGACCGTTCTGGCGCTGATCCCGATTCTGGCTATCGCTATTTTTGGCTGGTTCTGGTTTAAAAGCGATACCTACATGGAAGCGTGGAACGTCAGCGGTAAGAGTACTTTTGGGGCCATTCAAAGCACGTTAAGCGTCACGCTTTGGTCGTTTATTGGTGTTGAAAGTGCTTCGGTCGCGGCGGCAGTGGTTAAAAACCCCAAACGGAATGTGCCGATTGCCACCGTCGGCGGAGTGCTTATCGCTGCGGTTTGTTATGTGCTTTCAACCACGGCGATTATGGGGATGATCCCCAACGCCGCATTGCAGCTCTCAACCTCGCCGTTTGGTGATGCGGCACGCATGGCGATGGGGGACACCGCAGGGGCCATTGTGACATTTTGCGCTGCTGCCGGTTGTCTCGGCTCGCTGGGCGGCTGGACGCTGCTGGCCAGTCAGACGGCAAAAGCCGCCGCCGACGACGGGCTTTTCCCCCCTATTTTTGCCAAGGTCAACGAAAAAGGCGTGCCGGTTAAAGGGCTTATCGTTCTCGGTATTCTGATGACCATCTTTCAGGTTTCAACCATTTCGCCAGATGCTACAGCGCAGTTTGCTTTGGTCTCATCGGTTTCCGTTATTTTCACGTTAGTCCCTTATCTCTATACCTGTGCTGCGTTAATGCTGGTCGGGCACGGTCACCTGGGCAACCGCGCGGGAATGTATGGCTTCATCACCCTGATCGCCTTCGTGTATTGCGTCTGGGCGGTCGTGGGTTCAGGTGCCGAGGAGGTGATGTGGTCATTTGTCGCGCTCATGGTGATCACTGCCATGTACAGCTTCAACTATAACCGCCGCCATAAAAACGCTTATCCATTGGGTAAGCCCCTGGAACTGGACTGA
- a CDS encoding elongation factor P hydroxylase encodes MSDSTATHNYQQLMDIFDSCFFEEFNVRLVKGDDEPIYLPADEQEPFNRIVFAHGYYASGMHEISHWCVAGAERHKLVDFGYWYCPDGRDAQTQSEFEKVEIKPQSYEWLFCAAAGFNFNVSCDNLSGDCEPDRVGFQNKVREEVLRMLDQGIPERPARFIKALQSFYNTAPLTPADFPALQPIE; translated from the coding sequence ATGTCTGATTCGACTGCAACACATAACTATCAACAATTGATGGATATTTTTGATTCCTGTTTCTTTGAGGAATTCAACGTGCGCCTGGTGAAAGGCGACGACGAACCCATCTATCTGCCCGCCGATGAGCAGGAACCGTTTAACCGCATTGTGTTTGCACACGGCTATTACGCCAGCGGGATGCACGAGATTTCCCACTGGTGCGTTGCAGGTGCTGAACGCCATAAGTTGGTGGATTTCGGTTACTGGTATTGCCCGGATGGCCGTGACGCGCAAACGCAAAGCGAGTTCGAAAAAGTCGAAATCAAACCTCAGTCCTATGAATGGCTGTTTTGCGCCGCTGCCGGCTTTAATTTCAACGTGAGCTGTGACAACCTGAGCGGCGATTGTGAGCCAGACCGTGTGGGCTTCCAGAACAAAGTACGTGAAGAAGTGCTCCGCATGCTGGATCAGGGCATCCCTGAAAGACCGGCGCGCTTTATTAAAGCGTTACAATCGTTTTACAATACCGCCCCTTTGACGCCTGCAGATTTCCCTGCGTTGCAGCCGATTGAATAA
- a CDS encoding PepSY-associated TM helix domain-containing protein has product MNQPANLRVNAGEKLSAQTAFLALLRRLHFYIGLFVGPFIFVAALTGTLYVLTPQFENYLYADALFTDSQGASQPLSHQIDAAIKVAGINPKIYAVRPAPERGDSTRVMFSDPQLGASKSRAIFIDPVTLAVKGDMTVYGTSGILPFRTWLDDLHRGLLLGDIGRVYSELAASWLWVAALGGVVLWFTGRRKSRTPRKLSERIEKQQRSRHWHSTLGVILLAGLLFFSATGLTWSQWAGDNIGVLRAYMGWMTPAVKTSLSPETVAAPVDEHAEHHAHMAEMPDMPRMDMSADAMPAAPAAVAVSAQTFDSVVQAARASGIEARRIEIRPAYTADKAWTVTEVDRRWPTQVDAVSVDPASLQITDHVRFADFPLLAKLTRWGVDAHMGILFGVWNQVILVVFGTGLCAMIAWGYRLWWLRRQGDVSSSPAITMLQTWKRVPFALQCPIALVTLGLAISLPVMGGSLVIFLLIDTLRWQRQKKALKTASALS; this is encoded by the coding sequence ATGAACCAGCCTGCAAACCTGCGTGTAAACGCGGGGGAAAAACTGTCTGCGCAAACCGCCTTTCTCGCCCTGTTGCGGCGTCTGCATTTTTATATTGGTCTGTTTGTCGGGCCGTTTATTTTCGTCGCCGCGCTGACCGGGACGCTGTATGTGCTGACCCCGCAGTTCGAAAATTACCTGTACGCGGATGCGTTATTTACCGATTCACAGGGCGCGTCGCAGCCGCTTTCACACCAGATCGACGCGGCGATAAAAGTCGCGGGGATAAATCCAAAAATTTATGCCGTCAGACCCGCACCGGAACGCGGAGATTCCACGCGGGTGATGTTCTCGGATCCGCAACTGGGCGCGTCCAAAAGCCGGGCAATATTCATCGATCCGGTGACGCTGGCGGTAAAAGGCGATATGACCGTTTACGGAACCAGCGGAATTTTGCCGTTCCGCACCTGGCTGGATGATTTACATCGCGGGCTGTTACTGGGCGATATTGGTCGCGTGTACAGCGAACTGGCCGCCTCGTGGTTATGGGTCGCCGCACTGGGCGGTGTTGTGCTCTGGTTCACCGGACGCAGAAAAAGCCGCACGCCACGCAAGCTGAGCGAAAGAATTGAAAAGCAGCAGCGCAGCCGCCACTGGCACAGCACGCTGGGGGTGATTCTGCTGGCCGGGCTGTTATTCTTTTCCGCGACGGGCCTGACGTGGTCGCAGTGGGCTGGGGACAATATCGGTGTCTTGCGTGCGTATATGGGCTGGATGACGCCGGCGGTCAAAACCAGTTTGTCTCCTGAGACGGTGGCAGCTCCGGTGGATGAACATGCGGAACATCATGCGCATATGGCTGAAATGCCGGATATGCCCCGCATGGATATGTCGGCTGATGCGATGCCCGCTGCGCCTGCTGCCGTGGCGGTTTCCGCACAAACTTTCGATAGCGTTGTTCAGGCGGCCAGAGCTTCAGGTATTGAAGCCCGCCGGATAGAAATCCGCCCGGCTTATACCGCGGATAAAGCGTGGACAGTGACGGAAGTTGACCGCAGATGGCCAACACAGGTTGATGCCGTTTCCGTCGATCCGGCTTCATTACAGATCACCGATCACGTTCGTTTTGCGGACTTCCCGCTGCTGGCGAAACTCACGCGCTGGGGCGTTGATGCTCACATGGGCATCCTGTTTGGCGTCTGGAATCAGGTCATTCTGGTTGTCTTTGGCACCGGGCTTTGCGCGATGATTGCCTGGGGATACCGGCTGTGGTGGCTACGCCGTCAGGGCGATGTCAGCAGCAGCCCGGCCATCACCATGCTGCAAACCTGGAAACGTGTGCCTTTTGCCCTGCAATGCCCGATAGCCCTGGTCACTTTAGGGTTAGCGATTTCGTTGCCGGTCATGGGTGGCAGCCTGGTTATTTTCCTGCTCATTGATACCCTGCGCTGGCAGCGTCAGAAAAAGGCACTGAAAACGGCCTCAGCCCTGAGCTGA